The genomic interval AAGTACAACAGCGTCAGATCGTCACGCTCGGCCGTCGCGTAGAACTCGTCGATCGCCTCGCCCACGCGACTCGTCGGCTCGTTGATCAGCATCTGCACCTCGAACCCGGCAATCGCTGGATCCTCGAGCACGTCGGCCAGGGCCTCCGCGTCCTGCGCCGGTGTGTTGAGCTGGCGCAGGCCGGCGTCCTCGTACTCGTACGTGGCCACCAGCAACGCGCGGCGACGCCCCACGACTCAGCTCGCTTCGTGCTTGCGCAGGAACGCCTCGATCAGCTGTTCCTTCTCCTCGATCGACGCCGAGTCGATCTCGAGCGAGTCCGCGCCGATCGTCAGCTTCACGCGCTGGTGCGAGCTCCGCCGTACCAGCCAATCCTTCAAGATGGTCACCAGGATCGAGACCATCCCGCCGGCACCGCCCAGCGCGATGGCAACCTGCCCGATCGCGGCCGCATCCCCCTTGCTGCCTTCCGGCGCGGTCGTGGGCACGGCCCAGGTCTCGAACTCGTTCAGCTCCCGCCGCAACTGCCTGATCCCCCGATCCGCCCATTCCGGATCGTCATCCAGCAACACGACGTCCACCCAAACCCCCACGCCCCACCCCTCCCAGGATCGCGCCCATGATCCCGCGCCCGGAGCGATCCCGCAACGGTAAGTAGCCGCACACCTGCACTGCGCGGCCCCGTCGCACAGCAGGGAGCCCGGGGTGCTCGCGCACCCCGGGCTCCTTTGGGCTCCGCCCTTCTGGAGGGACGTCGGGCAGAGCTTCCTTCGCCGGGTCCGCCTCAAGCGCTGTCGTGCGGCTGCCACCAGGTCCGGTGCAACCGAGCGCCGTACCGCCATCGATCCGCGCCTTGACCACAACGAAGAGTCCGGTGAGCGAGCCGATCCCGAATTCTGCACCGGCCCAGACGCCGGTGCTCCCACGAAGACCTCATCGTGTTCCCCCTCGGAGATCCCCATCCCGGTCCGCCCCTCGCACCGGGCAGTCTCCCCACGACAGGTCGCGCGTCTTCCCCCCGCGCAACACCTGCGGCACACGCCCATCAGCGCGCGCCACACCAGCCCCCCGCCGGCCGCGTCGCCAGAATCCCACTGCCGACGCTACGCCCACGCCCGCCACCGAACAACGCCTGGTCAGGCGTTCAAACGTGTGACTAGTTG from Kribbella sp. NBC_00709 carries:
- a CDS encoding effector-associated constant component EACC1, which gives rise to MGVWVDVVLLDDDPEWADRGIRQLRRELNEFETWAVPTTAPEGSKGDAAAIGQVAIALGGAGGMVSILVTILKDWLVRRSSHQRVKLTIGADSLEIDSASIEEKEQLIEAFLRKHEAS